From one Catellatospora sp. IY07-71 genomic stretch:
- a CDS encoding ABC transporter permease — protein sequence MTQILTTPAASAHPAPVERELRRERLAGLAQRHGAPAVLVLAVLVASVLFPAFPTAENANGIAIQSSFLAIVALGMTFVIITGGIDLSVGSVFALGGVLAAYASQWGPVPALLLPLAVCGAIGLLQGVLIAKTGMAPFIVTLAGLLGARGLLLAVTDEGATTYLVPKDSAFLEFGQGTFLGIGYPVYLAVLLFGLGAVLLQRTRYGQAVFAVGGSPDAAALMGLPVARIRVLTYLLSGLLAGFAGVLNASRLSSGVTILGVGMELDAIAAVVIGGTLLVGGAGSISGTLCGVLLLGVIQNVINQIGTLNSSYQSVVSGLFLILVVVVQTFLGRRRRRPR from the coding sequence ATGACCCAGATCCTCACCACTCCCGCGGCGTCGGCGCACCCGGCGCCGGTCGAGCGCGAGCTGCGCCGGGAGCGCCTGGCCGGGCTCGCCCAGCGCCACGGCGCACCGGCCGTGCTGGTCCTGGCGGTGCTGGTCGCGTCGGTGCTGTTCCCGGCGTTCCCGACCGCGGAGAACGCCAACGGCATCGCGATCCAGTCGTCGTTCCTGGCGATCGTCGCGCTGGGCATGACGTTCGTGATCATCACGGGCGGCATCGACCTGTCCGTCGGGTCGGTGTTCGCCCTCGGCGGCGTGCTCGCCGCGTACGCCTCGCAGTGGGGGCCGGTGCCCGCGCTGCTGCTGCCGCTGGCCGTGTGCGGCGCGATCGGCCTGCTGCAGGGCGTGCTGATCGCGAAGACGGGCATGGCGCCGTTCATCGTCACCCTCGCCGGGCTGCTCGGGGCGCGCGGCCTGCTGCTCGCCGTCACCGACGAGGGCGCGACGACGTACCTGGTGCCCAAGGACTCGGCGTTCCTGGAGTTCGGGCAGGGCACGTTCCTCGGCATCGGGTATCCGGTGTACCTGGCCGTGCTGCTGTTCGGGCTCGGGGCGGTGCTGCTCCAGCGGACACGTTACGGTCAGGCCGTGTTCGCGGTCGGCGGGAGCCCGGACGCGGCGGCGCTGATGGGGCTGCCGGTGGCCCGGATCAGGGTGCTGACGTACCTGCTCAGCGGGTTGCTGGCCGGGTTCGCCGGGGTGCTGAACGCCTCGCGGCTGTCCTCGGGGGTGACCATCCTCGGCGTCGGCATGGAGCTGGACGCCATCGCCGCGGTGGTCATCGGCGGCACGCTGCTGGTCGGCGGCGCGGGCTCGATCAGCGGCACGCTGTGCGGGGTGCTGCTGCTCGGCGTGATCCAGAACGTGATCAACCAGATCGGCACGCTGAACTCGTCATACCAGTCCGTGGTCAGCGGCCTGTTCCTGATCCTCGTCGTGGTCGTGCAGACCTTCCTGGGCAGGAGGCGGCGAAGGCCGCGTTGA
- a CDS encoding ABC transporter permease codes for MTDTTAVPAASFDRARPARWAQDYGVYAAVAALVLFNIAFTDNFLQTATLRTQLVQVAPVVIAALGMAMVIGSEGVDLSVGSVMALAAAVLPLYIGYGLWPAVLVALLVGALVGVVNGTLVAVVGLQPIVATLALLVGGRGLALVFADGQLKGITNPTLLELGTGELLSVPYTVLIAGVLALVIGFVVRGTVYGRQLVAVGGNRAASALAGLPVKRVLIGTYALCAVLAALAGVLATARLGASDPSAIGNLMELSAITAVVVGGTPLTGGRIRVLGTVAGALLMQLVRATLINHDLPDSSAQMIQAAIILAAVYLARERRTR; via the coding sequence ATGACTGACACGACAGCGGTCCCGGCCGCCTCCTTCGACCGCGCCCGGCCGGCCCGCTGGGCCCAGGACTACGGGGTGTACGCGGCCGTCGCCGCGCTGGTGCTGTTCAACATCGCGTTCACCGACAACTTCCTGCAGACCGCGACCCTGCGCACGCAGCTGGTGCAGGTCGCGCCCGTGGTCATCGCGGCGCTGGGCATGGCGATGGTCATCGGCAGCGAGGGCGTCGACCTGTCCGTCGGCTCGGTGATGGCGCTGGCCGCGGCGGTGCTGCCGCTCTACATCGGATACGGGCTCTGGCCCGCGGTGCTCGTCGCGCTGCTGGTCGGGGCGCTGGTGGGGGTGGTCAACGGCACCCTGGTCGCCGTGGTCGGGCTGCAGCCGATCGTGGCCACGCTGGCGCTGCTGGTCGGCGGCCGGGGCCTGGCCCTGGTGTTCGCCGACGGGCAGCTCAAGGGCATCACCAACCCGACCCTGCTGGAGCTGGGCACCGGCGAGCTGCTGAGCGTGCCGTACACGGTGCTCATCGCCGGGGTGCTCGCGCTGGTCATCGGGTTCGTGGTGCGGGGCACCGTCTACGGGCGGCAGCTGGTCGCGGTCGGCGGCAACCGGGCGGCGAGCGCGCTGGCCGGGCTGCCCGTCAAGCGGGTGCTGATCGGCACGTACGCGCTGTGCGCGGTGCTCGCCGCGCTGGCCGGGGTGCTGGCCACGGCCCGGCTCGGCGCCAGCGACCCGTCCGCGATCGGCAACCTGATGGAGCTGTCGGCGATCACCGCCGTGGTGGTCGGCGGCACCCCGCTCACCGGCGGCCGCATCCGGGTGCTCGGCACGGTCGCCGGGGCGCTGCTGATGCAGCTGGTGCGCGCCACGCTGATCAACCACGACCTGCCCGACTCGTCGGCGCAGATGATCCAGGCGGCCATCATCCTGGCCGCGGTCTACCTCGCACGGGAACGGCGTACCCGATGA
- a CDS encoding sugar ABC transporter ATP-binding protein produces MTEPVLDVRGVSKRFPGVLALDDVSLTVAPGEVHALVGENGAGKSTLIKILTGVYRPDAGQVHYLGQPVGFGRPLDAQAAGISTIYQEVNLVPLMSVARNLFLGREPRGRFGLIDTARMNREAGEVLARFGITVDPRLPLHSLGLGAQQMVALARAVAVDAKVVIMDEPTSSLEPREVETLFRVVRELSGRGIAIIYVSHRLDELYQLCDRVTVLRDGRRVHAGELARLDRLSLISLMLGRDVADVRRHGLTGFSAHDAGDVQPILRVRDLTVRHQLHGVSFDVRPGEVTGLGGLLGSGRSETAKAVVGALGADGGTVDMSGRRLKRRTPAGAIRAGMAMLPEDRKAEGIIPDLSVRENIVLAALPRLSRCGVVSRARQDRVVETFMKRLRIKAASPEQKVSELSGGNQQKVLLARWLCLNPRLLLLDEPTRGIDVGAKAEVQALIDELAAEGLAVVLISSDLEELVEGADRIVVLRAGAVVGELAGDDVTEDNIMAALAQEAAHD; encoded by the coding sequence ATGACCGAACCCGTGCTGGACGTACGCGGGGTCAGCAAGAGATTCCCGGGCGTGCTCGCGCTGGACGACGTGTCGCTGACCGTCGCCCCCGGCGAGGTGCACGCCCTCGTCGGCGAGAACGGCGCCGGCAAGTCCACCCTCATCAAGATCCTCACCGGGGTGTACCGGCCCGACGCCGGGCAGGTGCACTACCTCGGGCAGCCCGTCGGCTTCGGCCGCCCGCTGGACGCGCAGGCGGCCGGGATCTCCACCATCTACCAGGAGGTCAACCTCGTCCCGCTGATGAGCGTCGCCCGCAACCTGTTCCTCGGCCGCGAGCCGCGCGGCCGGTTCGGGCTGATCGACACGGCGCGGATGAACCGCGAGGCGGGCGAGGTGCTGGCCCGCTTCGGCATCACGGTCGACCCGCGGCTGCCGCTGCACTCGCTGGGCCTCGGGGCGCAGCAGATGGTCGCGCTGGCCCGCGCGGTCGCGGTCGACGCCAAGGTCGTCATCATGGACGAGCCGACCTCGTCGCTGGAGCCCCGCGAGGTGGAAACCCTCTTCCGGGTGGTACGCGAGCTGAGCGGGCGGGGCATCGCGATCATCTACGTCAGCCACCGGCTCGACGAGCTCTACCAGCTCTGCGACCGGGTCACCGTGCTGCGCGACGGCCGCCGGGTGCACGCTGGCGAGCTGGCGCGGCTCGACCGGCTGAGCCTGATCTCGCTGATGCTCGGCCGCGACGTGGCCGACGTACGCCGTCACGGGCTGACCGGCTTCTCCGCGCACGACGCGGGCGACGTCCAGCCGATCCTGCGGGTGCGCGACCTGACCGTGCGGCACCAGCTGCACGGCGTCTCCTTCGACGTGCGCCCCGGCGAGGTCACCGGGCTGGGCGGGCTGCTCGGCTCGGGCCGGTCCGAGACCGCGAAGGCGGTGGTCGGGGCGCTGGGCGCGGACGGCGGCACGGTCGACATGTCCGGGCGGCGGCTCAAGCGCCGCACCCCCGCGGGCGCGATCCGGGCCGGGATGGCGATGCTGCCCGAGGACCGCAAGGCCGAGGGCATCATCCCGGACCTGAGCGTGCGCGAGAACATCGTGCTCGCCGCGCTGCCCCGGCTGTCCCGCTGCGGCGTGGTCTCCCGGGCGCGGCAGGACCGGGTCGTGGAGACGTTCATGAAGCGGCTGCGCATCAAGGCCGCCAGCCCCGAGCAGAAGGTGTCCGAGCTGTCCGGCGGCAACCAGCAGAAGGTGCTGCTGGCCCGCTGGCTGTGCCTCAACCCGCGGCTGCTGCTGCTCGACGAGCCCACCCGCGGCATCGACGTGGGCGCCAAGGCCGAGGTGCAGGCGCTCATCGACGAGCTGGCCGCCGAGGGCCTGGCCGTCGTGCTGATCTCCTCCGATCTGGAGGAGCTGGTCGAGGGCGCGGACCGGATCGTGGTGCTGCGCGCCGGCGCCGTCGTCGGCGAGCTGGCCGGCGACGACGTCACCGAGGACAACATCATGGCCGCGCTGGCACAGGAGGCAGCCCATGACTGA
- a CDS encoding ABC transporter substrate-binding protein has protein sequence MFRTRSLTIAATLVLGGAFLSACTKGEETGTPTDGGSAGAQVVASASPGGEGCTLQSYGGTKIDLKDAIVGFSQSEKEANPFRIAETQSIRDEAAKLGVKKLLVTNAQSQLSKQVSDIQDMLAQGAQFLIIAPLNSDGLEPALKAAADKKVPVLTIDRKVNATACKDYVAFLGSNFVEQGKRAADAMVKATGGKGKVAILLGSSGNNVTTDRTNGFVDQIKATAPGIEIVAQQTGEFARDKGQQVTEQLLLSNPGITAIYAENDEMALGAVTAIKGAGKKPGVDIKIVSIDGTANAVKAIVAGEINAVIESNPRFGPLAFATAQKFLGGESIPANVIISDREYDSANAAASLSSAY, from the coding sequence ATGTTCCGCACCCGATCACTGACCATCGCCGCGACCCTCGTCCTCGGCGGCGCGTTCCTCAGCGCCTGCACCAAGGGCGAGGAGACCGGCACCCCCACGGACGGCGGCAGCGCCGGCGCGCAGGTGGTGGCCTCGGCCAGCCCCGGCGGCGAAGGCTGCACGCTGCAGTCGTACGGCGGCACGAAGATCGACCTCAAGGACGCCATCGTCGGCTTCTCCCAGTCGGAGAAGGAGGCGAACCCGTTCCGCATCGCCGAGACCCAGTCCATCAGGGACGAGGCCGCGAAGCTCGGCGTCAAGAAGCTGCTCGTCACCAACGCGCAGTCGCAGCTGTCCAAGCAGGTCAGCGACATCCAGGACATGCTCGCCCAGGGCGCGCAGTTCCTGATCATCGCGCCGCTCAACTCCGACGGCCTGGAGCCCGCGCTCAAGGCGGCCGCGGACAAGAAGGTCCCGGTGCTCACCATCGACCGCAAGGTCAACGCGACCGCGTGCAAGGACTACGTCGCGTTCCTCGGCTCGAACTTCGTCGAGCAGGGCAAGCGCGCCGCTGACGCGATGGTCAAGGCGACCGGCGGCAAGGGCAAGGTGGCCATCCTGCTCGGCTCGTCGGGCAACAACGTGACCACCGACCGCACCAACGGCTTCGTCGACCAGATCAAGGCGACGGCGCCCGGCATCGAGATCGTGGCCCAGCAGACCGGCGAGTTCGCCCGGGACAAGGGCCAGCAGGTGACCGAGCAGCTGCTGCTGAGCAACCCGGGCATCACCGCGATCTACGCCGAGAACGACGAGATGGCGCTGGGCGCGGTCACCGCGATCAAGGGCGCCGGCAAGAAGCCCGGCGTCGACATCAAGATCGTGTCGATCGACGGCACCGCCAACGCGGTGAAGGCCATCGTCGCCGGTGAGATCAACGCCGTGATCGAGTCCAACCCGCGCTTCGGCCCGCTGGCGTTCGCCACCGCGCAGAAGTTCCTGGGCGGCGAGTCCATCCCCGCCAACGTCATCATCTCCGACCGCGAGTACGACTCCGCCAACGCGGCGGCGTCCCTGAGCAGCGCCTACTGA
- a CDS encoding serine/threonine-protein kinase codes for MAPTDEWLLAGRYRVDAPIGSGGMGEVWRGYDQQLDRRIAIKLMHRAAPVSLPAGSPEAAAWVEAAALDRERFLREIRTTARLDHQGIPTVYDFGADPGTGRTYLVMQLLYGQTLFDAIPEALGEPVSWSAAIAAQIAATLVDVHRVDVVHRDIKPSNVMLTTSGVVKLLDFGVAVLQGAAALPRLTQVGKTVGSPPYMSREQALGNLVGPPTDVYALGCVLHEMLTGRVPFEATPSQSYQDHHVNTPARSVRLLREDVPAELDSLLLAMLAKHAADRPDAETVYETLLRFVAPKTAGVPGERDPRRPFVRPFAPSPKAARPKQAATAVDRRPPLDVDGALAVRARMRDLLEDGRVQQAIDLLEDAYARAGHQPELALEVGFDLAVALYDADEYGRAAGVLDELLPGLARRDGDADPDVQYLRHAAATSNAEIGNVDTAIGYFTDFLAHADSGDPLYRDALYSRGLLLHASERTADGLADLLSVRPLLAAEFGSESITVQKLDQRIELMKARN; via the coding sequence GTGGCACCGACTGACGAATGGCTGCTGGCCGGACGTTACCGGGTCGACGCCCCGATCGGTTCCGGCGGCATGGGCGAGGTCTGGCGCGGCTACGACCAGCAGCTCGACCGCCGGATCGCGATCAAGCTCATGCACCGCGCGGCCCCCGTGTCGCTGCCCGCGGGCAGCCCCGAGGCGGCGGCCTGGGTCGAGGCCGCCGCCCTCGACCGGGAGCGGTTCCTGCGCGAGATCCGCACCACCGCGCGCCTGGACCACCAGGGCATCCCGACGGTGTACGACTTCGGTGCCGACCCCGGCACCGGCCGCACCTACCTGGTCATGCAGCTGCTCTACGGCCAGACGCTGTTCGACGCGATCCCGGAGGCGCTCGGCGAGCCGGTCTCCTGGAGCGCGGCCATCGCCGCCCAGATCGCCGCGACCCTCGTCGACGTGCACCGCGTCGACGTGGTGCACCGCGACATCAAGCCCAGCAACGTCATGCTCACCACCAGCGGCGTGGTCAAGCTGCTCGACTTCGGCGTCGCGGTGCTCCAGGGCGCCGCCGCGCTGCCCCGCCTCACCCAGGTCGGCAAGACCGTGGGCAGCCCGCCCTACATGTCACGGGAGCAGGCGCTGGGCAACCTGGTCGGGCCGCCGACCGACGTGTACGCCCTCGGCTGCGTGCTGCACGAGATGCTCACCGGACGGGTGCCGTTCGAGGCGACGCCGTCGCAGTCCTACCAGGACCACCACGTCAACACACCGGCCCGGTCCGTGCGCCTGCTGCGCGAGGACGTCCCGGCCGAGCTGGACAGCCTGCTGCTGGCGATGCTCGCCAAGCACGCCGCGGACCGGCCGGACGCCGAGACCGTCTACGAGACGCTGCTGCGTTTCGTCGCCCCGAAGACGGCCGGTGTGCCCGGCGAGCGCGACCCGCGCCGGCCGTTCGTGCGACCGTTCGCGCCCTCGCCGAAGGCAGCCCGGCCGAAGCAGGCGGCGACCGCCGTGGACAGGCGGCCGCCGCTCGACGTCGACGGTGCGTTGGCCGTGCGAGCGCGTATGCGTGATCTGCTCGAAGACGGCCGCGTGCAGCAGGCGATCGACCTGCTCGAGGACGCGTACGCCCGCGCGGGCCACCAGCCGGAGCTGGCGCTGGAGGTCGGCTTCGACCTGGCGGTGGCGCTGTACGACGCCGACGAGTACGGCCGGGCTGCCGGCGTGCTGGACGAGCTGCTGCCGGGGCTGGCCCGCCGCGACGGCGACGCCGACCCGGACGTGCAGTACCTGCGCCACGCGGCGGCCACCAGCAACGCCGAGATCGGCAACGTGGACACGGCGATCGGCTACTTCACCGACTTCCTCGCCCACGCCGACAGCGGTGATCCGCTGTACCGGGACGCGCTCTACAGCCGGGGCCTTCTGCTGCACGCCTCGGAACGGACAGCCGACGGGCTCGCCGATCTGCTGAGCGTGCGCCCGCTGCTCGCCGCCGAGTTCGGCAGCGAGTCCATCACCGTCCAGAAGCTGGACCAGCGTATCGAGCTGATGAAGGCCCGGAACTGA
- a CDS encoding type I restriction endonuclease subunit R → MTRVYKEKPFEDAIEAELLAASWHSSNPGSYSTELGLDGDELCTFIGATQHNAFERLVEAYGDIGSAQMAFKKRLAGEIDKRGVLDVLRNGVKDRGVTIQLVYFRPGHTLAAGALDEYNANRLTVVRQLRYSAKTPEKSLDLALFVNGIPVATAELKNPLTGQTVEDAKEQYRKDRDAKELIFAKRTLVHFAVDPHLVFLTTRLAGEQTRFLPFNIGSHGPGVSGGAGNPPAKEGGYQTSYLWRQIWQRDAWLELLQRFVHVENPRARNGKGGSADPHTSPLIFPRFHQWHAVQTMTSHAARHGAGTNYLIEHSAGSGKSNTIAWLAHRLSTLHTPEDPAALDEQARQAGLQPNTPVFDKVIVITDRVVLDRQLQDTIYQFDHVTGVVQKIDENSQQLADALAGSAARIVITTLQKFPYVLDKVSALGEKRYAVIIDEAHSSQSGESANALKKALGRHGFDDMDDDGDLLTASAMARGRHPNLSYFAFTATPKSKTLELFGTRDPETGNWRPFHVYSMRQAIDEGFILDVLRNYITYEARWRLSNAAVEASEQADPDVDPRKAKAKLVRAAELHPSSQDQRAQIIVDHFQKEVAHLLGGRAKAMVVTRSREHAVKLYQAIRRYVEKLELTDCTPLVAFSGTLSIDGIDYTEPKLNGFAEAALPDRFGYTKIDDPQAVARNQTEYRILVVAEKYQTGFDQPLLTAMYVDKPLAGVAAVQTLSRLNRTNRYKTQDDVFVLDFANEAEHIQAAFKPYFETTITEPTDPNLLYDKEREVMDHQLLVASEMQAFVDALLKAERSSVTEAQLQKAHAQLYHFTQPAVDRFVELAGREPEQAEEFRSALSDYLRAYSFLAQIAGYTDPELERLYLYGRHLSNRLPRQPGAGVDIGDATLSHLRIDRTGKHDLKLAPAGEHLIAGFSADGGVGKEVEEVPLSEVIAQLNERFGLDLSTSDQILLGQQIISLVVDEKMQAVALQNDLDKFGQVADKQLDHVVAENHDSNTNFVRRYFDNPEFQAAIKAVARKRAYDLIRSPARDEALRRLRAASSTTNETVTP, encoded by the coding sequence GTGACCAGGGTATACAAGGAGAAGCCGTTCGAGGATGCGATAGAGGCTGAGCTCCTGGCCGCCAGCTGGCATTCGAGCAATCCGGGCTCGTACTCAACGGAGCTGGGCCTTGACGGTGACGAACTGTGCACCTTCATCGGTGCCACGCAGCACAACGCGTTCGAGCGGCTGGTCGAGGCGTATGGCGACATCGGCTCGGCACAGATGGCTTTCAAGAAGCGGCTGGCGGGAGAGATCGACAAGCGCGGCGTGCTGGATGTGCTGCGCAACGGGGTCAAGGATCGGGGCGTCACGATCCAGCTCGTGTACTTCCGCCCAGGTCACACCCTCGCCGCTGGTGCGCTGGACGAGTACAACGCCAACCGGCTGACGGTGGTGCGCCAGTTGCGATACTCGGCGAAGACGCCGGAGAAGTCGCTGGACCTGGCGTTGTTCGTCAACGGCATCCCGGTGGCCACCGCCGAGCTGAAGAACCCGCTCACCGGCCAGACGGTCGAGGACGCGAAGGAGCAGTACCGCAAGGACCGTGACGCGAAGGAGCTGATCTTCGCCAAGCGGACCCTGGTGCACTTCGCCGTCGACCCGCACCTGGTGTTCCTGACGACCCGGCTGGCCGGGGAGCAGACCCGGTTCCTGCCGTTCAACATTGGCTCGCACGGTCCGGGCGTCTCCGGCGGGGCCGGCAACCCGCCCGCAAAAGAAGGCGGCTACCAGACCTCATACCTCTGGCGGCAGATCTGGCAGCGGGACGCCTGGCTGGAGCTGCTGCAGCGGTTCGTGCACGTGGAGAACCCGCGCGCCCGCAACGGCAAGGGCGGCTCCGCCGACCCGCACACCAGTCCTCTGATCTTCCCCCGCTTCCACCAGTGGCACGCCGTGCAGACCATGACGTCGCACGCGGCCCGGCACGGCGCGGGCACCAACTACCTGATCGAGCACTCGGCCGGCTCGGGCAAGTCGAACACCATCGCCTGGCTGGCACACCGGCTGTCCACCCTGCACACCCCGGAAGATCCGGCGGCGCTCGATGAGCAGGCGCGGCAGGCAGGTCTCCAGCCGAACACCCCGGTCTTCGACAAGGTCATCGTCATCACCGACCGGGTGGTGCTCGACCGCCAGCTCCAGGACACGATCTACCAGTTCGACCACGTCACCGGCGTGGTCCAGAAGATCGATGAGAACTCGCAGCAGCTCGCGGACGCGCTGGCCGGTTCGGCGGCCCGGATCGTCATCACGACGCTGCAGAAGTTCCCGTACGTGCTGGACAAGGTCTCCGCGCTGGGCGAGAAGCGCTACGCGGTCATCATCGACGAGGCGCACTCGTCGCAGTCGGGCGAGTCGGCCAACGCGCTGAAGAAGGCCCTGGGCCGGCACGGGTTCGACGACATGGACGACGACGGCGACCTGCTGACCGCGTCGGCGATGGCGCGCGGCCGCCACCCGAACCTGTCCTACTTCGCGTTCACCGCGACGCCGAAGTCGAAGACGCTGGAGCTGTTCGGCACCAGGGACCCGGAGACGGGCAACTGGCGGCCGTTCCACGTGTACTCGATGCGCCAGGCGATCGACGAGGGCTTCATCCTCGACGTGCTGCGCAACTACATCACGTACGAGGCCCGCTGGCGGCTCAGCAACGCCGCGGTGGAGGCGTCTGAGCAGGCCGACCCGGACGTCGACCCGCGCAAGGCCAAGGCGAAGCTGGTCCGGGCGGCCGAGCTGCACCCGTCGTCGCAGGACCAGCGGGCGCAGATCATCGTCGATCACTTCCAGAAGGAGGTCGCCCACCTGCTGGGCGGTCGGGCGAAGGCGATGGTGGTCACCCGCTCGCGTGAGCACGCCGTCAAGCTCTACCAGGCGATCCGGCGGTACGTCGAGAAGCTGGAGCTGACTGACTGCACACCGCTGGTCGCGTTCTCGGGCACCCTGAGCATCGACGGCATCGACTACACCGAGCCGAAGCTCAACGGCTTCGCCGAGGCGGCGCTGCCGGACCGGTTCGGGTACACGAAGATCGACGATCCGCAGGCGGTGGCCCGCAACCAGACCGAGTACCGGATCCTGGTCGTGGCGGAGAAGTACCAGACGGGATTCGACCAACCCCTGCTCACCGCGATGTACGTGGACAAGCCGCTGGCCGGCGTCGCGGCCGTGCAGACGCTCTCTCGGCTGAACCGCACCAACCGGTACAAGACGCAGGACGACGTGTTCGTGCTCGACTTCGCCAACGAGGCCGAGCACATCCAGGCCGCCTTCAAGCCCTACTTCGAGACCACGATCACCGAGCCGACCGACCCGAACCTGCTCTACGACAAGGAGCGGGAGGTCATGGACCACCAGCTCCTGGTGGCCTCCGAGATGCAGGCGTTCGTGGACGCGCTGCTGAAGGCCGAGCGGTCGTCTGTCACCGAGGCGCAGCTGCAGAAGGCGCACGCGCAGCTCTACCACTTCACGCAGCCGGCCGTGGACCGGTTCGTCGAGCTGGCCGGTCGCGAGCCGGAGCAGGCCGAGGAGTTCCGATCGGCGCTCTCGGACTATCTGCGCGCGTACAGCTTCCTGGCGCAGATCGCCGGCTACACCGACCCGGAGCTCGAGCGGCTCTATCTCTACGGCAGGCACCTGTCCAACCGGCTGCCGCGCCAGCCCGGCGCGGGCGTCGACATCGGCGACGCGACGCTGAGCCACCTGCGGATCGACCGGACCGGCAAGCACGATCTCAAGCTGGCCCCGGCCGGTGAGCACCTGATCGCGGGCTTCTCTGCCGACGGCGGGGTCGGCAAGGAGGTCGAGGAGGTGCCGCTGAGCGAGGTGATCGCCCAGCTCAACGAGCGCTTCGGGCTGGACCTCAGCACCTCGGACCAGATCCTGCTCGGCCAGCAGATCATCTCGCTGGTGGTGGACGAGAAGATGCAGGCCGTCGCGCTGCAGAACGACCTGGACAAATTCGGCCAGGTCGCCGACAAGCAGCTCGACCACGTCGTCGCGGAGAACCACGACAGCAACACCAACTTCGTCCGGCGCTACTTCGACAATCCGGAGTTCCAGGCCGCGATCAAGGCGGTGGCGCGCAAGCGGGCGTACGACCTGATCCGCAGCCCGGCCCGCGACGAGGCGCTGCGCCGCCTGCGGGCCGCCAGCAGCACGACCAACGAGACGGTCACGCCCTGA